From the genome of Terriglobales bacterium:
AATGAGTTCCATTTCCGGGCTGAGTTCGGCATGGCTGGCTATGCACTGGCCCTCCATTCTGCAGGCCGAACGCCACGCGCACAGCATGGCGCAAGCAACCGGGACACTGAAATTCGACTTTTTTTCTGCGGAACAGGCTCTGGAAGTCGAAGCCATTGCTTCCCAAATCATCCCTAGCGATGACGGGCCAGGGGCACGCGAAGCTCGGACCGTCTACTTCATTGATCGTGCTCTTACAACTTTCGAGCGCGAGAAGCAGTCTCTCTATCCGCAAGGCTTGAAGCAGCTCGAATTCAAAACCCACGAAATGTTCCCGGCTGCTAAGAAATTTTCCGGTCTGAGTTCAGCGCAACAAATTCAGTTGCTCAAGACAATCGAGAAAACTGATTTTTTCGAGACCGTACGAGTACACACTATTATGGGATTTCTTGCCAATCCCGAGTACGGCGGCAACTACAACAATATCGGATGGAAGACCCTGGGCTTTGAAGACCAGTTCTTCTACGAACCTCCCTTCGGCTACTACGACGCTGAATACACAAAGAACAAGCCTCAGTCCGACCCCGTATCGGACCCTAAGTCATGACCAAATTTGAAGTCGGTACCCCCGTTGACTTTGTGATCATCGGCGCTGGTGCTGCCGGCGGGGTAGTCGCCAAAGAGCTTTCCGTAGCCGGTTTTCAGGTAGTCGTTCTGGAACAGGGACCGTATTTCCGGCGTAAAGACTTTCAGCATGACGAGTTGAAGACGCGGAACAATTGGCAGCAGCCGTACATCGGGCAAGAGGTGCTTAC
Proteins encoded in this window:
- a CDS encoding gluconate 2-dehydrogenase subunit 3 family protein; this encodes MSSISGLSSAWLAMHWPSILQAERHAHSMAQATGTLKFDFFSAEQALEVEAIASQIIPSDDGPGAREARTVYFIDRALTTFEREKQSLYPQGLKQLEFKTHEMFPAAKKFSGLSSAQQIQLLKTIEKTDFFETVRVHTIMGFLANPEYGGNYNNIGWKTLGFEDQFFYEPPFGYYDAEYTKNKPQSDPVSDPKS